In bacterium, the genomic window CGACAGCGGCCGGAAGCAACTCCAAATGGGCCCGGCCGGCGATCTCGGGCACGACGCCGCCGAACGCCCGGTGCAGGTCGATCTGGCTGGTGACCACCGACGAGCGCACCTCGCGGCCGCCGGCGACGACGGCCGCCGCCGTCTCGTCGCAGGAAGTCTCGATACCGAGCACAGTCTCGATGCCCGGCACCGCCGCGGCGGCGCCGGCGGGGTCGACGGTCATGCCCTGGACGATAGGGCCGTCAGGCGCTGCCGGGCCGGGGTGGGCGCTAGAGGATCTCGAGGATCGCCGAGCAGGCGGAGGCTTCGATCTTGCCGGTGTTGTCGACCTCCAGCGCCTCGACGACGCCGTCCTGGATGACGGCGGCGTAGCGCATCGAGCGCAGGCCGAGGCCGTAGCCGGTCGCGTCCATGGTGAGGCCCAGCGCCCCGGCGAAGTCGCCGTTGCCGTCGGCGAGCATGACGATGTCGTCGGCGCCGGCCGAGCGGCCCCAGGCGTCCATGACCCAGGCGTCGTTCACCGACGTGCAGACGACCTTGTCGACGCCCTTGGCGGCGAGCTCGTCGCGGCCCGCCACGAAGCCCGGCAGGTGGACCCGTGAGCAACCCGGCGTGAACGCCCCGGGCACCGCGAACAGCACCACCCTGCCCGTGCCCATCAGCTCGCCGGTCTGCACCGACTGGGGGTTGCCGTCGGCATCGAGCATCTTCCCCTCGACATCGGGAATCGTGTCTCCAACCGCAATCGTCATGTTGCGCTCCCTCACCGTGTTCGTGCCCCGTGTCGGGGCTTCTCGGAAGATTGAACGAGTGATTGATTCTCACTCTGGCCGGTTGAGCCTACGAGGGTTCTCCGTGGCCTCGCGAATCCCGCCCCAGAGTCCCGCCCCAGAATCCCGCCTCAAGAATCTCGCCTCGAGAATCCGGCCTCGAGAATCCGGCCTCGAGAATCCGGTCTCAAGAGTTCGGCGACCCGGCACTCGACTGGGGTTGGGCGTCGGGGGATCTGAGGTAGAGGGCGTCGACCTGTTCGGGGGTGACGGTTCCGCCGGCGAGGGCTCGCCGGCGGCCGAGTAGCGCGACCGCCGCCGGCGATGGGAAGCGCAACTCCGGGCCGGCGAGCACGACGTGGTCGACCGCCAGCAGGTCGGCGTGGCGGAGGGCACCGTCGCCCACGACGACGGTGCGGCCGGTCGGACGGTCACCCGAGGAGAGTGCCGCCGGCAGGTCCGTCGGGGGGCCGACCTGGGGGGCGCTGAGCTGGACCAGCCTCGTGTAGCCGGCCGAGGACGGATCGCCTTCGCCGCCGGCAGACCCGCCGGACAGGTCGGTGGCGCTGCTCGGGGCCGCAGCCGGCGGGTCCGGAGCCGGGGGGTTGGGCGCCGGTACGGCGATGCGGTACCAGGCCCAGAAGACCTCACCGCGCCGGGCGTCGAGCACGCTGAGGACGGTCTCGCCCGGCCGGGCGACGGCCGCGGCGCCGTACGCCAGCGCCTCGAGACTCCCGACGGGCACCACGCCGATCTCCAGTGCCGCGGCGGTGGCCTTGGCGGTGGCCAGGCCGGCCCGCAGGCCCGTGTAGAGCCCCGGACCGTGGTCCACGGCGACCGCCTCGATGTCGGCGAGAGCCACCCCTGCCTGCTCGCAGACGAACCGCATCTGCGGTGCCAGAGCCTCGGCATGCCGGCGGGGCAGCGCCAAGCGAGTCTCGGCGAGAACGCCGTCCTCGGCGGCCAGAGCACAACCGCACTGGTCAGAAGCGCTCTCGATCCCCAGAATCAGCATGGTCGCTCAGCCTTGCCTCCGTCTCGACCACCGAGGTTGTCCGCCCTGTCTACCAGCACCGGAAAGCCCGTTTCACCTCTCGCCGGCTTCGCAGCGCGGCTGACGCATCCGGCATAGGCGTGCAGCAGGCGCATCCCCCGTACAGGTCCTCTGTCTAGGCGTCCACCCATCGCTCGACGCTGCTGTGCAGATCACGGCGGGTGTAGCATTTGTTCTGTGTCCATCGGCCGCCGGATCCGGTGCCTGAGAGAGGCTGCCGGTCTCCAGGTATCCGAGTTGGCCGAAACATCAGGTCTTAACCCCGCTATCGTCTCCGACTTGGAATGCGACCGCCGACCGGCCACGTCCGGCGAACTCTCAGCTATCGCGAGTGGGCTTAACGTCTCACAGCTCGCGATCCTCGAACCGGATTCGCTGCTTGGACGGCTCCCAATTGCGCACCGCACGAACGGCGACGAGAATTCGAGCCGGGATGCTGCAATGCGGCTTACCGCGCTCGTAGAGCTTCATCAGGTGCTGAGTGATGGCGGCCACGGTGCGAATACCGATTTCGGCGAGCTGCCGCAAGGGCCATTCGCAACATGGCTCGAACATGCGAACGCTCTGGCGGAGTGGGCCTCCGATCGGCTCTATCCCAGCCAGGAAGAGGACGATCCGGCCACCGTTGACGACCCATTCACAACCCTGGCACAAGCGGTCGAAACACACCTGCCGGCCGACGTCATGGTCGAACGCCTCGGCGACCACGCAAGCGAGGGCGCCTCTATCACCGACGCGGAATTCCCCTTCATCCTGGTCAATGCGGACCGGCCAAGACCGCGAGCGCTGTTCACGCTCGCCCACGAACTCGGCCACCTCCTCCATCGCGAAGGCGCGACGCTCAACGTCGACGTGGACCTGATGGCGCGAACCGACGAAGAACGGCTGGCGAACGCATTCGCTGCCGCCTTTCTGATGCCCGAGTCCGAGATCAAGACAATCATCGACGACCACGGACGCACTGCAGGTGCTCTGACGCAAATGCTCACGCAATTCGGTGTGAGCTACGAATCGCTCATCTATCGGCTTCACAACCTACGAATCATCGATGCACCCGGCCGAGATCGTCTCAAGGCCGCGGGCTGGGCAGGGCTTCTCCATCAACTCGACGACGAGAGGAGTTCTCGCGCGCTGCTCGTGGCCCGTGGGTCGAGACCGGAGAGGCGACCACCCGTCTTGCTCGCGTCTCGATGCGTCGGGGGCGTCCTGGATGGAACGATCAGCGCAGCACCGCTCGCAGGACTTCTCGGCGTACCCGTTGACGAAATGATCGAGATGATCGAAATGATGGGCCAAGACGCCTCGGATGCCATCAATACCGACTATTCGCCCCCGCCCGGCTCACCTGAGGATGCTCTGTCGAGCTTCGACGCTGATCCCTTCGCCGCGTAACGAGCGGCCAACATGAACCCGGTGCTCCACGACACCGTCACGCTCCGCCACTTCGCTGCGGCCGCGAACCTGTCCGTTCTGGAGGTCCGGCATGGTGACCGGCCCGAGCCACGATGGACGGAGGCGATCAAGAATGAACTCGAATCGGCCGCCAGCGCCGGCGAGGACCACTGCTCGCACATCCTCGACGAGTTCTGGCTCGGGCGACCGGCGATCCCGTCAGGCAGCAGGGAATTCAAGACCATCTATCGCCTACAGGTCGGCCTCAATGATGGCCGGTGGCCTGCGGTTGACCACAGGGGCGAGGCCGAGGGCATCTACTTCGCCGAGAAGCACGGAGGAGACTTCGCCACAGACGACAACGGCGCGTACGACTTCGCTCGCCGCCGACCGTCGCTGGGTCCTGGCAGGGTGTTCGACTCGATCCACATACTCCGATCGGCGGTTGCAATGGGCGAGATCACCGCTGTGGACGCCGCTGGGATCGCCGACGGCATGGAAGCCGCCGGCCGTTCGTTCCGGCCTGAACATCGTGTCCTGCGG contains:
- the tsaB gene encoding tRNA (adenosine(37)-N6)-threonylcarbamoyltransferase complex dimerization subunit type 1 TsaB, which produces MLILGIESASDQCGCALAAEDGVLAETRLALPRRHAEALAPQMRFVCEQAGVALADIEAVAVDHGPGLYTGLRAGLATAKATAAALEIGVVPVGSLEALAYGAAAVARPGETVLSVLDARRGEVFWAWYRIAVPAPNPPAPDPPAAAPSSATDLSGGSAGGEGDPSSAGYTRLVQLSAPQVGPPTDLPAALSSGDRPTGRTVVVGDGALRHADLLAVDHVVLAGPELRFPSPAAVALLGRRRALAGGTVTPEQVDALYLRSPDAQPQSSAGSPNS
- a CDS encoding XRE family transcriptional regulator; the encoded protein is MSIGRRIRCLREAAGLQVSELAETSGLNPAIVSDLECDRRPATSGELSAIASGLNVSQLAILEPDSLLGRLPIAHRTNGDENSSRDAAMRLTALVELHQVLSDGGHGANTDFGELPQGPFATWLEHANALAEWASDRLYPSQEEDDPATVDDPFTTLAQAVETHLPADVMVERLGDHASEGASITDAEFPFILVNADRPRPRALFTLAHELGHLLHREGATLNVDVDLMARTDEERLANAFAAAFLMPESEIKTIIDDHGRTAGALTQMLTQFGVSYESLIYRLHNLRIIDAPGRDRLKAAGWAGLLHQLDDERSSRALLVARGSRPERRPPVLLASRCVGGVLDGTISAAPLAGLLGVPVDEMIEMIEMMGQDASDAINTDYSPPPGSPEDALSSFDADPFAA
- a CDS encoding peroxiredoxin; the protein is MTIAVGDTIPDVEGKMLDADGNPQSVQTGELMGTGRVVLFAVPGAFTPGCSRVHLPGFVAGRDELAAKGVDKVVCTSVNDAWVMDAWGRSAGADDIVMLADGNGDFAGALGLTMDATGYGLGLRSMRYAAVIQDGVVEALEVDNTGKIEASACSAILEIL